The genomic stretch AGATGTTCTTTTTACTGGGCGCAAACTCGATGCCTGGGCTTTTGATCAGCACGGGGATGCTCCCGCCGTTCCTGGATGATCTGAAGGAGGAGATAGGGGGAAGAAGAAAAAGGGAAGGCAGAGCGAACTTGAAAAAAATCGATTGAATTTGCGAAATATTGAAGCATGATTTATATAGAATAAAACTAATTGATACTTGCATGAGATATCAAGCAAAACAGCCCAAGACAGTTGTAAGAAACGAAGAAGGGCTTACATCCAAAGAAAAAGAAGAAGTATTGGAAATAATGAAAAAAAATGATAAAGCTCTCAAGATATTAGCCCGGATGTAGTTCTCTGATTGATTTTTTGACCCATTTTTCTATTGTTTTTACCGAACATTTGTATTCTGCTATTTTTATCATAAAATCAACTTTTTTTTCAGCTTCTGCATGAATGTAATATCCTTCATCGTAAAGCATTTTTTCTGCCGTCACCAGGGCTGTTCTTTTATTTCCATCAAAAAACGGGTGTTGGGACGTTATCATGTGCAGAACCATAGATGATTGTCTTAACACATTATGCTCACGATTCACTTTATAGACGAGCATTTCCAGTGTAGCTTCACTTAATACACCACTTGTCCCGCCATATTTTTGTATGATCTCGTCATGGATTTCGATTATTTTCCTGACTGTGAGTTCTGCCATCTGGTTCCCTTTTGATCGAACTTGCTTAAAAACTCGACTATCATATATAGTCATTCAGCGTCAAATAACCCGATAGGAATTCAAAGATTAATTGAACGCTCACCCCAAAGAACGCAAAGGGCGCAAAGATTTGCTGCTATGCTTTGCGACCTTTGCGGTTTATTGTCTCGTTTCCTTTCGGGCGAAATATGAACGATCCACTATAAGTTTTCGATAAAATAAATTAGTTTCACCCCACTCTCAAAAGATTTATAATCTCAGAGATTATTTAAAGAGTTCATGAAGGCGGAGAAGAGAAGTGGTAAAGCAAAAAGCAAGAAAAAGAATCTTGCGTCTGAGTGCCCTTCTCCGAAAGAAACGGAGATGACACCCGAAGACATTTCGAAGCATATTCCACAATGTGAAAATGTCGCTGATGGATTGATGGCTCTTACAGACGATGCATATTGGAAACAGATGCTGGAGATAGGCAAGAAACATTTTGATAATGAATCTCTTGCAAAAGAGTTTTTCAAAAGGGGCTCGGTTTCGATGCTGCTCCTGATGATAAGCCTGGAGATGCCCCCTGAGTTCCTGGATCGGATAGATGAGATTTTGAGGGAGGCGAAGAAGATGAGGGTGGGGGAGGGGAAGTGATGAATAAAGATATTGAAATGAAAAATGAATTTGTTGGGGATCCACTCGTTGATTCCGGTTTGCTCGCAATTAAATTATTGGGAAAGAAAGAAATAAATGACTGTTCAAAGGATGAATTAAGAAAGATATCAAATGAACTTGTTGAGCTTTATCTAACTCCTGCTTGGTCAAAAGATATTTTATCCATATTTCCAAATAGCACTTATATTCAATATGCAAAGAATTATGATAGGGAAGGAAAGTCCAAAGAGTTCTTATATGAATTAATAGATGGTTTAAATAAATATGAAACGGATGGAGATTATTGTATTTTTTGTGGGAAACCTGCATTCAAGAGGAAAGATGATAAACCATTCGTCAAAACTCAAATACCTTTAGTCGGTTCATCTGATTTTACTAATTTTTCTCCATCATTTAAAAATGGCATTGCAATTTGTGCAAAATGTGCTTTTGTAGTCCAATTTGCACCGATTCTATTTTATAAAACAGGTGGGAAACCAAGTTGCATAAGCTGTAACAATATTAAGATAATGAAGAGATTTGGAGAGGAATGTATAGAATATATTACTCAAAATAAATTACTGAATGGTTATAAATCCAAAGATGTCTCTGGCATATTTGATGAGGGTTTTAAATCAACACAAAATGCATTGTTTCATTTAGCATATAAAACCTCTACAAAATATAAAAAATTAGGACTTTTAAAACAAAACGAAGAAATTGTAATATATCGCATTGATAATTATAATCAAAGTCCAGCCGGGGTTACAATACATAAAATACCGAATAATATTTTCAGGTTTGTTATCAATGTAATGACAAGTCCTCAATACAAAAAAAATTGGTATGATTTACTTTCAAAACATTATGCAAAATCAGATACAAAAAGTGATTCTCCAGTCTGGAAAATCAGTTATAATAGGATTCATGATTCTTTATTAAAAAATGAAACTATATTATGGGCTTTCAGAGATGATATCGAAAAGAAACCTACATTACCGTGGATTATAGTTGAATATTATATGGAGTTAGTGAGAAATATGAATAAACAGAGAATTGAGGGCATCAAAAATCTGGCTGATAAAATCGCCATCTGCATCGAAGAGAGTAAAAATAAAAAGAGGATTAACGATATTATTTCAGCCAGAGATTTACCAACTTTTAGAAATCAATTGAGATTAGTTTTCAGGGATTGGCAAAAATTGGGTAAGGAACAACCAATGATAACATATGAAGAATATATCTCAATAATCATCCCTGAAGATTATTCCAATTGGAAAGAAGTTCAGGATTTAATAATAATAAGGTTATACGAAAAATTGCATAATATTCTATCGAGTGTAGTAAACGATGAAGTCGAACAAGAAAAATCAAAAGGTGATGAGGAATGAAAACAATAATAGGAACTTATTTAATTGATGCGCCATTTTCGGCGCTGAATAATCGAGGAATAGATCAGAGAGCAGCGAACGAGAATGAAGTAGCAACAAAAGTAATTCAATCTCCAGAAGGGATGAGACCATACGTTTCAGCACAGGCGTTAAGATACTGGTGGAGAATGGTTTTAGAAAATAAATTTGGATGGAAATGCTCACCTGTGGAAAAAATTGGAAAAAATCAAGCTGTTACGAAAGGTGATCCATTGGAATACGATGATGACGATATTTTTGGGTATATGAGCGCCAGAAAAATTGAAACTTTAGAGAAAGATAAAAAAGATAAGTTAAAGATGGAAAATGTGACTGTTACAAGAGTATCTCCATTAAAATGCTCGCCTTTAATTGGATTTCCAATAAGACCTACTTCAGATTTTGGTGTATTAGTGAGAAAACTTGAAACTGATCCAATACTTTTCACTCATCAATTTTATAGCAATATATTTAAAGGTATTTTTGCGCTGGATATTGATTCAGTCGGAAAATTTACAATAATTGATAAACCCGGTAGCAAAAACTTATCAAAAGACCTCGCAGAAAAGTATGAAAAAAATGGATTAAAAAAAGATGAAAAAACATATGTACTTACGTTAGAAAAAAAGAAGACGCGAATTTCTGATACCATTAAAGCTCTGAAGTTTTTGAATGGTGGTGCCATGCAGACATTGCATCACACTGATGTAACTCCTAAGTTAATTATGCTGGCGGTATTGAACAATGGCAATAATATATTCATGGATGTAATGCCTCACAATAAATACGATAATGGATTGGTCAATATCGATGCATTATCTGAAATGTTGGAGGATTATAAGGATTCACTATTGAGCAAAGTCTATATCGGTAAATTATCAGGCTTTGGATCAGATAAAGATAAAGAATTGGATAGTTTCAAAGCGCCAGATGGAGTTAACGTTGTGATTACGACTCCAGTTAAAGCAATTGATCAATTCATAGAGGAGATATTGACAAATACTAAAATTATTGGCGAATAATATGGAAGTTCTTCGTGTTGAAATACGGGCGATTACAGCTTCATTTAGATACCCTATGTTTGTGGTATCTTATCAGCCTACATATAAAATTCCTCCAATATCTACGATATATGGTTTGCTCTCCGCTGCAAAGGGTGAAAAAGTCAGTGTTTATGATTTATCCATTGGTTATGATTTTACATCTAAAGGAAGCGGTGTTGATCTGGAGCGGATTCTTGAGTTCGGTGGGGGGGATAAAAATAAACCCGTTTCATATCTTGGCAGCAATATAATACATAGGGAATTTTTATATGATTGCATATTGACATTATATATATCGGATTTAGGTTTTAAAAAATATTTAGAGAACCCGCACTTCACTCTTTTACTTGGCAGACAATCAGATTTAGCTAAGATAACAAAGATAGAAGAAATGACTTTGATTCCAAAAGAAAATGTTGAAATATATAATACAATGATACTTTTCGATGGGAAAGTGCCAGGACAAATCGTTGCTTTACCCTCTGATTATACAGATGAAGCTGAAAGAAAACCAATTGAAGTAAGAACTTATTGTATCGTAGAATCAAAACAACTGATTGAAAGAGCATACTATGATACTGAGCTAAATAAGGGCGTATATATGCATGAGTTCAACGATAAAAGCAAAAAGTAATGGCGAATCACTTGAAGAACATACAAATAATTGTCTTAATATTTTCGCTCAGCTAAAGGATATTTATCCAGACTTACAAAAATTTACAAATTATCCTTCTTTTTATAATGATACTTTTGATGCTTTGTTTTTTCATGATTTTGGTAAGGCTGCAGAAGGTTTTCAAAAATCATTATCTCCAAAAGGAGAAGAATGGAAGTATAGGCATGAAATTCTTTCAACACCACTTATTAATTGCCTGAACAAAGAAAATCTCGATTTTGTCAAGATATTAGTACTAACTCACCACAAAGATATTAATAAATTAGTAGAATATATTGAAGATAGCGATTTTTTGGGTATTCGTTATGAAGAACGATTAGAGGAAATCAAACCTAATATAAATGCACTGAATGAAATAATAACCAAATATCCAGAAATCTCTAAAAAAATATTAGGCACAATAGAATGCAAAGTCGATCTTATTGAGAATATATCGAAAGATAAGTCGATATGGGAGGAAATAATACAAAAGAAAAGAATGGATTTTTCATCAAAGATGGGGATATTTGGAAAAGGGATGATAAATTCTTGTGATTATTTAGCTTCCAGTGGGATAAAAACGATTCTTAAACCATTACCAAGCTTGAGTAATGTATATAATTTTAAGTCCGTTACGAGTGTTCAGGAAAAGTGTTTATCAACTAAAGGTAATGCGATTATTATTTCACCAACCGGTTCTGGAAAAACTGAAGCATCCCTATTTTGGGCTACAAATAATCTCGATAAAACACTAGGAAATAGAATATTTTATGTTTTACCCTACACTGCGAGTATAAATGCAATGTATAGGCGATTGTTGATTAAATTAAGCCCATATTATTCAGATGATAGTTGTGTATCATTATTACATGGAAAAGCGTCTTATTTTTTATATAAGATGTTCTATGATGGTGATTTTAGAGGAATACATAATTTATCTAAGAAAATTTATAGTCCATATAAAGTAATGACACCTTTTCAAATTTTAAAACATTTCTTTTCATTGAAAGGATATGAGATGGGATTATTAGAAATGTACCGCGGGAGATTTATTTTTGACGAGATACATTCTTATGATGCCAAAACAGCGGGATTGATATTATCTATGTGTGAGTATTTGATAGAGGAGAATGATGCCAAAATATTGATAATGTCTGCAACGATGCCATCATTTCTGAAAAATATGTTTTTAGATAATCTTCATATTGGGAATGAAATGTTTATGGATAAAAAAGAATTGAGCAAATACCTTCGCCATAAATGCAAGATAATCGATGGAGATATCCTTGCAAATATTGATCTAATAATAAAAAGATTGCAGAATAAAGAAAAAGTTTTGGTTGTATGTAATACCGTAAATAGAGCCCAGAATGTTTATAATAAATTGAAAAATGTAGTTACCGAATCTGCTTTGTTGCATGGTAGATTTATCTTGAAAGACAGGGAAACAATTGAAAAAAATCTTGAAAATCTGAATTTATTAGTGGGTACACAAGTCATTGAAGTTTCGCTTGATATTGATTATGATGTATGTTTCTCTGAACCGGCTCCAATTGATGCTTTAATACAGCGATTTGGAAGAATTAATAGACGAAAAAATAGCGATGGATTACCACTCAAAGGCATTTGCGATGTATTTGTTTTTTCAAAAGGTTCTGAAAATGATCGATATATCTATGATAAAATGATTGTAAATAAAACTTTAAAAGTTCTCAGTGAAATTGACTTATTGTTTGAAGATAAATTATATCAAGCAGTCGATGAAATATATATTAATGGTTTTGGCAATAAACAAAAAGAATTTGAAGATACGAAAACTTCATTTAGAAAAATGATAGATAGTATAGTACCTTTCAATAATTCAAACACAAGAGAATCAGACTTTTATAATTTATTTAATTCCATAGAAGCAGTTCCTGAAAAATATCGGCAGGAATATCTTGACCGTATCCGAAATAAAAAGTTATTCGATGCCATGCAATATTGTCTGCAATTAACGAATGGTCAATTTCAAAAACTACTCAAAGAAGGACGGGTTGATTTCGACAAAAAGACTTTTATAACTGCAAAATATGATCCAGAATTGGGATTATTGATAAATGAACATGAAGAAAATCAAAATATAATATAAAGTTGAAAAAAAACTCATCTTCTTATTAAGGAAATGCACTCCTCCGCCACATCCATCTTCCCTTATCCCCGCGCCTCCTCCTCTTCGCGGACTCCTGTGCTTTTTGCGGTGACGCCCCCCTGATTCTTGCGGATAAAAACAGCTCTGTATCATATTATGCAATGCAACCAATGATTTTCATATTAAACCCCGCCATCGGCGGCGCCTCACCGGGGTCTGGGGTCGCAACCCCGGCGCCGTTAAGATAATGTTCACTAGAATATATTTTGCGTATTTAAAATCATTCATGCCAATATGTAAGAATCCTTTCTCTCTTTTTTTCGGGATAGTTATCAATCTGTCACCAACGAGCTTTAAATCTTTATGCTTAATGAAAGCTGCAACATCCAGTTCGCTTATCGCCATTTTCTCACTAATACTCATTATAAATGGCATTATATATAATTTTTCATTTACCCAAGGGCCCCCAGAACGCAATCCTCAGCCGCTTCTTCTTTGCGAACTTATTGCCCATGCTCCTCCGGTCCTCCCTTACTGCTCTTCAATAATGCTTATATAAGACAATATCAAAATATAACATATGGCTGAATTAAAAGTAAATATACCTGAAGAACTCTGGCGAAAAATGGCAAGCTTTGAATTAGACTGGAATGTAGTCACTAGGGATTTACTTAAAAAGAAAGTCAATGAATTGAGTGAATTGAAATCCATTGTTTCCAAAAGCAAGATGAACGAAGAGGATGCGTTGGAACTCGGAAGAAAGGTCAATAGGTCACTTGCAAAAAGATTTAAAGATTCAGCGATAGAATAAATGCTTCTTGTTGTTGATGCAAATGTTGTTTTTTCCGTTCTTATCAAAGGTGGGAAAACATTTGATATTTTTATTTTGAATAGAGCAAATAAAAGATTTGAATTCGTGGCTCCTGAATTTCTTATGGTGGAAGTTGAAAAACACTCCAGAGAGATACTTAAGAAAACTGGACTTTCAAGTGAAGAGCTTGGGAAAGTACTTAATTTTCTTGGAAAAGAAATTGATTTTGTTTCATTTGAGGAGTTTGCAGAATTTTTCAGCGACGCAGAAAAAATATCCCCTGACCCTAATGATGTTCAGTATTTTGCACTTGCTCTGAAATTAAACGGAGTTATTTGGTCTAACGATAAACTATTGAAAAAGCAGTTTGCAATTAAAGTACTATCAACAGGTGAAGTGATAAAATTGATGCAATTTGAATAGTTCCAGCCAGATGCTCCACACCCTCGCTTTTCCCGCTGCGCAGCCTTTAGAGATTCTGCACTTCCAACATTCTCCCTGCCGGCGCCGCAGTAAACAGAAGCGAACAAGCGCGAGATATTACCCATGTATCCGATCCACGTTCATCGGCCTGCGGTTTCTTATTTCGCCAAGCACCAGAAGTTTATCACATAGTAAATATATTGATTATGGAGAAAGCCCCTCCCTTCCGATCAAACTTTCCCCGCCCCCTATTTTTCATCAATTTCCGCGCCGCCATCTCTTGGCAAACCCTTCGCGCTTTGCGGTGATGCCCCCTGATTCTTGCGGATAAAAACAGCCCTGTATTATATTATACAATGCAACCGCTGATTTCATATTAAACCCCGCCATCGGCGCACCGGGGTCTGGTGTCGCAACCCCGGCGCCGTATAATGTTGGCCAAAAGTTGTTTATAGTAAGTTCATTTGCGGTTTTGGTTTTCGCGTAGCTCCGGAAATTAATTTAAGATTATTTATATAATCTACCAAGGAGTGATGCCCTGCGCCCGATCTCTTCCGGGAATGAACAGCTATTTTTCCAGTTTACTTCGCACGAATGCCAGTACGCACATCACATTTTCCTCTATTGTATTGTCGATCTCAGTAATCGAATCCTCAACTACATTCTCTTCCTTTCCGATATGCATGTGTCTTGGAAAAGTCGAAAGCTTGCGATGGTGGGGCGCAGTATCAATCCTTATCATTTCATCTTCACGCTGCCAGTGGAATGAGTATTTGGAATCAACAGGGTATCTTATGTCCATATATGAGCCATCGACAAAAACAAGTCTCACCTTATCACTATAAATTATTGGTGCCTCGCTTAAAATATTCAAAAAATGCTCTTGCGCGCATTGAGCAACAATAAAAAGCCTGTGCATTATATTCTCTTTACGAGATTATCCAGCAGCTTCTTGAGGTCTTTTATATTATGTTCATAAGAAAGCGCTGAAAGGTAATCTTCATATGCCGGATGCTCCTCAATCTTACCTTGCTCAATCATTTTTTCAATAGTTTCTGGATTTTTTGCATTATATTTCTGTAATATACTTTTTAACAATTCCTTTTCCTCTGAGATTTTAGATAAAATAAGAAATGTTTCCGTCTCTACACCTCTTACATGCGGGCTTATTATTGTCGGTTGAGCTGCTTCAGATGCACTATTCATAAAATCTGCCTATAAACTAACAATTAATAAGTTTCAGTATATAAAAAGATGTCGGGAAATTATCTGTGCTGCCCCTCAAAATCCTTTCCTGACATGAAAGCACTTTTTTACTATGATCTATAGTCTCTATTTTCCGATTTTCACCCCCAAATGGTCTCTTTGCGGACTCTGCCCCCGCATCTTCCGGACGACCCCGCAATAA from Candidatus Methanoperedens sp. encodes the following:
- a CDS encoding type II toxin-antitoxin system death-on-curing family toxin, which translates into the protein MTIYDSRVFKQVRSKGNQMAELTVRKIIEIHDEIIQKYGGTSGVLSEATLEMLVYKVNREHNVLRQSSMVLHMITSQHPFFDGNKRTALVTAEKMLYDEGYYIHAEAEKKVDFMIKIAEYKCSVKTIEKWVKKSIRELHPG
- the cas8a1 gene encoding type I-B CRISPR-associated protein Cas8b1/Cst1, with amino-acid sequence MNKDIEMKNEFVGDPLVDSGLLAIKLLGKKEINDCSKDELRKISNELVELYLTPAWSKDILSIFPNSTYIQYAKNYDREGKSKEFLYELIDGLNKYETDGDYCIFCGKPAFKRKDDKPFVKTQIPLVGSSDFTNFSPSFKNGIAICAKCAFVVQFAPILFYKTGGKPSCISCNNIKIMKRFGEECIEYITQNKLLNGYKSKDVSGIFDEGFKSTQNALFHLAYKTSTKYKKLGLLKQNEEIVIYRIDNYNQSPAGVTIHKIPNNIFRFVINVMTSPQYKKNWYDLLSKHYAKSDTKSDSPVWKISYNRIHDSLLKNETILWAFRDDIEKKPTLPWIIVEYYMELVRNMNKQRIEGIKNLADKIAICIEESKNKKRINDIISARDLPTFRNQLRLVFRDWQKLGKEQPMITYEEYISIIIPEDYSNWKEVQDLIIIRLYEKLHNILSSVVNDEVEQEKSKGDEE
- the cas7i gene encoding type I-B CRISPR-associated protein Cas7/Cst2/DevR encodes the protein MKTIIGTYLIDAPFSALNNRGIDQRAANENEVATKVIQSPEGMRPYVSAQALRYWWRMVLENKFGWKCSPVEKIGKNQAVTKGDPLEYDDDDIFGYMSARKIETLEKDKKDKLKMENVTVTRVSPLKCSPLIGFPIRPTSDFGVLVRKLETDPILFTHQFYSNIFKGIFALDIDSVGKFTIIDKPGSKNLSKDLAEKYEKNGLKKDEKTYVLTLEKKKTRISDTIKALKFLNGGAMQTLHHTDVTPKLIMLAVLNNGNNIFMDVMPHNKYDNGLVNIDALSEMLEDYKDSLLSKVYIGKLSGFGSDKDKELDSFKAPDGVNVVITTPVKAIDQFIEEILTNTKIIGE
- the cas5b gene encoding type I-B CRISPR-associated protein Cas5; protein product: MEVLRVEIRAITASFRYPMFVVSYQPTYKIPPISTIYGLLSAAKGEKVSVYDLSIGYDFTSKGSGVDLERILEFGGGDKNKPVSYLGSNIIHREFLYDCILTLYISDLGFKKYLENPHFTLLLGRQSDLAKITKIEEMTLIPKENVEIYNTMILFDGKVPGQIVALPSDYTDEAERKPIEVRTYCIVESKQLIERAYYDTELNKGVYMHEFNDKSKK
- the cas3 gene encoding CRISPR-associated helicase Cas3'; its protein translation is MSSTIKAKSNGESLEEHTNNCLNIFAQLKDIYPDLQKFTNYPSFYNDTFDALFFHDFGKAAEGFQKSLSPKGEEWKYRHEILSTPLINCLNKENLDFVKILVLTHHKDINKLVEYIEDSDFLGIRYEERLEEIKPNINALNEIITKYPEISKKILGTIECKVDLIENISKDKSIWEEIIQKKRMDFSSKMGIFGKGMINSCDYLASSGIKTILKPLPSLSNVYNFKSVTSVQEKCLSTKGNAIIISPTGSGKTEASLFWATNNLDKTLGNRIFYVLPYTASINAMYRRLLIKLSPYYSDDSCVSLLHGKASYFLYKMFYDGDFRGIHNLSKKIYSPYKVMTPFQILKHFFSLKGYEMGLLEMYRGRFIFDEIHSYDAKTAGLILSMCEYLIEENDAKILIMSATMPSFLKNMFLDNLHIGNEMFMDKKELSKYLRHKCKIIDGDILANIDLIIKRLQNKEKVLVVCNTVNRAQNVYNKLKNVVTESALLHGRFILKDRETIEKNLENLNLLVGTQVIEVSLDIDYDVCFSEPAPIDALIQRFGRINRRKNSDGLPLKGICDVFVFSKGSENDRYIYDKMIVNKTLKVLSEIDLLFEDKLYQAVDEIYINGFGNKQKEFEDTKTSFRKMIDSIVPFNNSNTRESDFYNLFNSIEAVPEKYRQEYLDRIRNKKLFDAMQYCLQLTNGQFQKLLKEGRVDFDKKTFITAKYDPELGLLINEHEENQNII